Sequence from the Collinsella aerofaciens ATCC 25986 genome:
GGTCATGAGCCGCAACGGGTACAAGGAACCGCCTGCGGTAAGGGGGCGGTTGCTGCGCAAGCACGAGACCGTGCTCAAATATCTCGAGAACCGCTTCGGCGATTTCTTCGAGTCATACGACTACGATGCGCCGCTGCCGCCGTCCGATCCCGCCCTCGAGGGGAAGATCTGGATGTGCTGGTGGCAGGGCGAGGAGAACGCGCCCGAGATCGTGAGGGCGTGCATCGACTCCGTGCGCCGCAACGCCGGCGGGCACGAGGTCATCGTCATAACGGAAGAGAATCTCTCCGACTACGCTCATATCCCCGATTGGGTTTTCGACAAGGTGCGCGCGGGTGTCATGTCGCGCACCCATCTTTCTGACCTTTTAAGGCTGTCCCTGCTCGCGGAGCACGGCGGCCTGTGGCTCGACGCGACGTTCTTCTGTACCGGCTCGCTCGATGAGTACATGGACCTTCCGATTTGGTCCATCAAGCGACCCGATTATCTCCACGCATCCGTTGCCTGTGGCATGTTTGCCAACTACTCGCTTGGTTGCGATTCGTCTAACCGTCGGGTGTTCGCAACGCTTAGGGACTTTTACCTTGAGTATTGGGCCCAGAGTAATGAACTTGTGGATTATCTGCTCACCGACTATCTCATCGTCCTGGCTCAGCGCCGTGACCCCTCGATCGCCGCGGCGTTCACGTCGATTGGGTCCAACAACCCCCGTTGCGACGATCTCATCTCGCTGCTGGACGAACCCTTTGACCGGCACGTCTGGGACGGACTCACCTCTGACACAAGGTTGTTCAAGCTTTCATGGAAGCAAGATTATCCGAGCCAATCCAATGGAATTGAATCTTTTTATGGCGCTCTGGTTTGTGGCGACTGTCGCTAGGTTAGTGAGGAGGGCATTGTGGCTAATCCCCTTTTAAGCATAGTGGTTCCCATTTACAACTCATCCGAGACGATTGAGGAATGTGTCGCTTCTCTTGTTTCGCAAACCATTAATGACCTGGAGATTTTACTCATCGATGACGGGTCTACAGACGATAGTCTTGAGAAGTGCAAAAAGCTTGCATCCAAGGAC
This genomic interval carries:
- a CDS encoding capsular polysaccharide synthesis protein; its protein translation is MANGHNSIKRIVHRSCEEIGATFRIARATSWPEAINTFRAKLDIQVMSRNGYKEPPAVRGRLLRKHETVLKYLENRFGDFFESYDYDAPLPPSDPALEGKIWMCWWQGEENAPEIVRACIDSVRRNAGGHEVIVITEENLSDYAHIPDWVFDKVRAGVMSRTHLSDLLRLSLLAEHGGLWLDATFFCTGSLDEYMDLPIWSIKRPDYLHASVACGMFANYSLGCDSSNRRVFATLRDFYLEYWAQSNELVDYLLTDYLIVLAQRRDPSIAAAFTSIGSNNPRCDDLISLLDEPFDRHVWDGLTSDTRLFKLSWKQDYPSQSNGIESFYGALVCGDCR